The Candidatus Methanomethylicota archaeon genome segment TCAACAACTGTAATGGAACATTACGATACGAATTAAGGAATGACAAAGTAAACATAGTCTGTGATAAATGTGGGAAAGTATATAATGAAATTATTGGAACGAAGGAAGATATATGGTCTTCTTGTCCAGATATAGTTTTCTCTAACGTTTTTGCTTTAAATAGGCGCTTAATGACTGTGCCTGCTCAGGATATGCTAGGGCCCTCTTTGAAATGGATAGTAATAGATGAGGCTCATGTATATAGAGAGGAATTAGGAGGGCATTTCCACTGGTTATTGAAAAGAATTATGGCAAGATTTCAATTAATTCTTAGAAGTGATATACGTTTCATAGTTTCCTCTGCCACAATTTACGAGCCTAAAAATTTTGTTTCAAAACTTCTTGGACTTTCTAATGGAATATATTATGAACCTTACGATGAAGTTTTAAAGCAAAGCAAAAGAAGATTTAAAAAATTAACTATAGATTTAATCTTAGCTCCAAATCCGCTTCGATCAGCTGAGTCACTTGTAGAAGAACTTGCCTTATTATTAGCAGTATGGGGGTATTGCAACAAGAAAAAAGGAATACTATTTATTGACAATGTATCGGAAGTTGAACGATTGTACGATTTCGTAGTTAGAACAATCGTGACTGAAAGACAGGAACATAATGATCATATCAATCCAAAGAAAGTTCCAATAGTAAGTGACATAACAAATCCGTTTAGCTGGAAAACTATTACCCGATCAATTTCTAATATCGATTCTGCTTCCCTCGCCAAGATATTTGACTTTCACTATGGAGAACTACGACCAGAGGAAAGAATTCAAGTAGAAGATAGATTTAAAAGAAAAGATTCTGGATTTTTATTTTCAACTTCAACACTTGAACTTGGTATAGATATCAGTGATGTAGCAGCCGTAGTTCAATATAAAGTACCTATTGCCTCAGAAAGTTATGTACAAAGAGTTGGCAGAGCAGGAAGGAGCAATGAAGTTTTAAGAGTAGCACTAGGTATATTGGTAGTAACAAACTCTCCAAGTCAGATTCGGTACGTGATAGGCGATGAATATTTAAAGTTAATTAAACCTCAAATAGAGATACCAATCGCATGGAAAAATGAGGAAATTAAGAAGCAGCATGTTATTTTTTCCCTTTTAGATGTACTTGCTTTACAAAGATATCCTACCTATTTAGACTATACTACAGAAATTAAACCATTATGGTCAACAGTTTCTGATGTTTTGCAATCTCTTACAGGTATGATTCTAGAAATCAAAAAGAATACTTATCTTATACTAAACTATCTCAGCTTTATTAGTAGGGAACCACATATACAAAAGATTTTTGAAGATATTTTAAATTTGATGATAGGGAAAATTCAACAAATTCAAACGCAATATTTACAATTAGACT includes the following:
- a CDS encoding DEAD/DEAH box helicase, which encodes MSSMELLISCYHDIILAEYAKLEKCNFIFEDPNSRLTIQEINKFLSSYGLTLNELMMQNLLIQYPDSTFRTMHMDLIYRIVNLKTAVWSRKIPLEFRLCRPREEFIPSFTERSLEELYQITELPKDLVDLLISALRNSGYQGLAFHQFYYLKKILTEDHKCYLLVSPTASGKSLVFYLVLLVYILKTLEIKGTKAIILYPRKALANDQLLKFLKIIIALNTLLSNKGLRQVTIGIDDGDTPRSSSSKEVKERNSFRGIKCIINNCNGTLRYELRNDKVNIVCDKCGKVYNEIIGTKEDIWSSCPDIVFSNVFALNRRLMTVPAQDMLGPSLKWIVIDEAHVYREELGGHFHWLLKRIMARFQLILRSDIRFIVSSATIYEPKNFVSKLLGLSNGIYYEPYDEVLKQSKRRFKKLTIDLILAPNPLRSAESLVEELALLLAVWGYCNKKKGILFIDNVSEVERLYDFVVRTIVTERQEHNDHINPKKVPIVSDITNPFSWKTITRSISNIDSASLAKIFDFHYGELRPEERIQVEDRFKRKDSGFLFSTSTLELGIDISDVAAVVQYKVPIASESYVQRVGRAGRSNEVLRVALGILVVTNSPSQIRYVIGDEYLKLIKPQIEIPIAWKNEEIKKQHVIFSLLDVLALQRYPTYLDYTTEIKPLWSTVSDVLQSLTGMILEIKKNTYLILNYLSFISREPHIQKIFEDILNLMIGKIQQIQTQYLQLDFQDIEDGLKRLEGAKDKITEGLRKLEEIKKNINDLLPEISIKELAECQQKISELQEILHEILSVLEELRG